A window of the Burkholderia sp. 9120 genome harbors these coding sequences:
- a CDS encoding tetrahydrofolate dehydrogenase/cyclohydrolase catalytic domain-containing protein yields the protein MSILLDGKAVAALHERELSEHVAALKARNGGQTPILATILVGDDPSSATYVSMKGGACRRVGMDSIVIKLPASATTDDVLSAINRLNANPAVHGILLQHPVPAHVDERLCFDRISLSKDVDGVTSHGFGLMALGEPAFGSATPAGIMRLLAHYKIDVSGKRAVVVGRSPILGKPMALMLSNANATVTLCHSKTSNLEAEIRRAQLIVGAVGKPNFIRSDWISDGAIVIDAGYHTGGIGDIHPDGLMGRCAAVTPVPGGVGPMTISTLIAQTLSAAERVWSTIQ from the coding sequence ATGAGCATACTTCTCGACGGTAAAGCAGTAGCGGCGTTGCACGAGCGGGAATTGTCCGAACACGTTGCGGCCCTCAAGGCAAGAAATGGCGGGCAGACACCCATACTGGCCACGATCCTTGTAGGAGACGATCCTTCGTCCGCGACCTACGTCAGCATGAAGGGCGGTGCATGCCGGAGAGTCGGTATGGACTCGATCGTGATTAAGTTGCCTGCGAGCGCAACGACGGATGACGTGCTTTCCGCGATAAACAGGCTCAATGCCAACCCGGCGGTGCATGGCATTCTGCTTCAGCACCCGGTGCCTGCACATGTGGACGAACGCCTCTGCTTCGACAGAATATCCCTCTCCAAGGATGTTGATGGCGTCACCAGCCACGGCTTTGGCTTGATGGCGTTAGGCGAACCCGCATTCGGGTCCGCAACGCCCGCCGGAATCATGCGCTTGCTGGCTCATTACAAGATCGATGTATCTGGCAAGCGGGCCGTGGTCGTAGGGCGCAGTCCCATTCTCGGGAAACCGATGGCGCTTATGCTATCGAATGCGAACGCGACGGTCACGCTATGCCATTCGAAGACGTCAAATCTTGAAGCGGAAATTCGACGTGCCCAACTCATCGTCGGCGCGGTAGGAAAGCCGAACTTCATTCGTAGCGACTGGATTAGCGACGGAGCAATTGTTATCGATGCTGGTTACCATACCGGAGGCATAGGTGACATCCATCCCGATGGTCTGATGGGTCGATGCGCGGCGGTGACGCCGGTTCCGGGAGGGGTGGGGCCGATGACGATTTCAACGCTTATCGCCCAAACCCTCAGTGCCGCGGAACGCGTGTGGTCAACCATCCAATAA
- a CDS encoding cupin domain-containing protein — protein MLTRTSPTPPAELAAATADAQYFEYTSSANPIGAKLISRVPFRSFQPSLYADGATRIVPLDLSADLGCPGPATGPGLSASFLRINAAEALTLAPNATSQVCYVISGSGSVAQGESRFPFAQGDFFTLPGGDTAVFTADATATLYYVNDAPLLTYLGTTGVQPRFAPTLYPAAQTQAELRKVSEEANAGLRNRISVLMGNVNFPQTRTVTHVLWAMFGIVPPHSVQKPHRHQSIALDFIAGGNPGVYTLVGTELDENGNIANPTRVDWEAGMAFVTPPGYWHAHFNETDESAYVIPIQDAGLQTWLRTLDIRFAR, from the coding sequence ATGTTGACAAGAACGTCCCCGACGCCTCCCGCCGAACTCGCTGCCGCCACTGCGGACGCGCAATACTTCGAATACACGTCGTCCGCCAATCCGATCGGCGCGAAGCTCATTTCGCGCGTGCCTTTCCGCAGCTTCCAGCCTTCGCTCTACGCGGACGGCGCGACCCGCATCGTCCCACTCGATCTTTCCGCTGATTTGGGCTGCCCCGGTCCCGCGACGGGTCCCGGGTTGAGCGCCAGTTTCCTGCGCATCAACGCGGCAGAGGCATTGACGCTCGCGCCGAATGCGACCTCCCAGGTCTGCTACGTCATCAGCGGAAGCGGCAGCGTGGCCCAGGGCGAGAGCCGCTTTCCGTTCGCGCAGGGCGATTTCTTCACGCTGCCTGGCGGCGACACTGCAGTGTTCACCGCCGACGCGACCGCCACGCTCTATTACGTGAACGACGCTCCGCTGCTCACCTATCTCGGTACAACGGGCGTCCAGCCGCGCTTTGCCCCAACGCTCTACCCCGCCGCCCAGACCCAGGCGGAATTGCGCAAGGTCTCGGAAGAAGCCAACGCGGGGCTCCGCAACCGCATCAGCGTGCTGATGGGCAACGTCAATTTCCCGCAGACGCGTACGGTCACGCATGTATTGTGGGCGATGTTCGGTATCGTGCCGCCCCACTCCGTGCAGAAGCCGCACCGCCACCAGTCCATCGCGCTCGACTTCATCGCCGGTGGCAATCCAGGCGTCTACACGCTGGTCGGCACGGAACTGGATGAGAACGGCAACATTGCCAATCCGACACGCGTCGATTGGGAAGCCGGGATGGCATTCGTTACGCCGCCGGGCTACTGGCACGCGCACTTCAATGAAACAGATGAAAGCGCCTATGTGATTCCGATCCAGGATGCCGGCTTGCAGACATGGCTGCGCACGCTCGACATCCGCTTCGCGCGTTAA
- a CDS encoding HlyD family secretion protein, giving the protein MSETPPSAAARPPPAPAPAPAADPSKKGIRWVVGLIVLSLVWYLLADRLTPYTQQARVQAFVVPIASEVAGRVTRVYVKNNQDVKAGAVLFEVDPEHYRIAVDRARADLESVRRQIGASTAGIDSAQASLRAAQAGELRARQDSERLERLYREDQGTISQRRLELARASLEQAVSQVAAARAEVQRAREQEGGSEDDNARFRSAATGLEKAELDLASTQVRARSSGLVTDLRTDAGQFAAAGSPVMTLIAIHDMWISAEMTENNLGHVEPGTPVAIALDALPGEIFEGRVRSVGYGVNVGPSTPPGSLPTVQNSRDWLRPTQRFPVVVEFLPGELAAMRGVRVGGQAEVMAFPIQGSPLNLPGRLFLRLMSWLSYVY; this is encoded by the coding sequence ATGAGTGAGACGCCGCCCTCTGCCGCTGCCCGTCCGCCGCCAGCGCCAGCACCCGCGCCCGCTGCCGACCCGTCGAAAAAAGGAATCAGGTGGGTTGTCGGGTTGATCGTCCTGAGCCTGGTCTGGTACCTGTTGGCCGACCGGCTCACGCCGTACACCCAGCAGGCGCGGGTACAAGCCTTCGTTGTGCCGATAGCGTCGGAAGTAGCGGGGCGGGTAACCCGGGTGTACGTAAAAAACAATCAGGACGTCAAAGCGGGTGCCGTCCTCTTTGAGGTCGATCCGGAGCACTACAGGATCGCCGTGGATCGTGCCCGCGCCGACCTCGAGTCGGTGCGTCGACAGATCGGCGCCAGCACAGCCGGCATCGATTCCGCCCAGGCCTCTTTGCGTGCGGCGCAAGCCGGCGAACTCAGGGCGCGCCAGGATAGCGAACGCCTCGAACGCCTGTACCGTGAAGATCAGGGCACTATTTCGCAGCGGCGCCTGGAGCTGGCGCGCGCCAGTCTCGAACAGGCTGTCAGTCAGGTCGCCGCAGCCCGAGCCGAGGTGCAACGCGCGCGCGAACAGGAAGGCGGCAGCGAGGACGACAACGCCAGGTTCCGTAGCGCCGCTACCGGCCTGGAGAAGGCCGAACTCGATCTGGCCAGCACCCAGGTGCGAGCGCGCTCGTCAGGCCTGGTCACCGATCTGCGCACCGATGCGGGCCAGTTTGCCGCTGCCGGTAGCCCGGTCATGACGCTCATCGCTATCCACGATATGTGGATTAGTGCGGAAATGACGGAGAACAACCTGGGCCATGTGGAGCCAGGCACACCGGTTGCCATTGCCCTGGACGCCTTGCCGGGCGAGATATTCGAAGGGCGTGTGCGCAGCGTGGGCTACGGCGTCAATGTCGGCCCGAGCACACCGCCCGGTAGCCTGCCGACGGTACAGAACAGTCGCGACTGGCTGCGCCCGACCCAGCGCTTCCCGGTGGTCGTCGAATTTTTGCCGGGCGAGTTGGCCGCCATGAGAGGCGTGCGGGTTGGCGGCCAGGCCGAAGTCATGGCGTTTCCCATTCAAGGCAGTCCGCTCAATCTGCCCGGCCGCCTGTTCCTTCGCCTGATGAGCTGGCTCTCCTATGTCTACTGA
- a CDS encoding DUF2471 domain-containing protein has product MINATDLDSDAGQINSVALERALRSASLDLQQIMATTAGRHIDSGRRRYSSSAQSPTWRTLQTIDELVFENRGFVARHNETVRSMFLRFGDSRLSGADLDEPVDWRLDDDDLPTVYLIVRAMVQAETADAVTAE; this is encoded by the coding sequence ATGATCAACGCCACTGACCTCGATTCGGATGCCGGTCAAATCAACTCTGTCGCCCTCGAACGTGCGCTTCGAAGCGCCTCGCTAGACCTCCAGCAGATCATGGCAACGACCGCCGGTCGTCATATCGACAGCGGCCGGCGCCGTTACTCAAGTAGCGCGCAATCGCCGACCTGGCGCACGCTGCAGACGATCGATGAACTGGTCTTCGAAAATCGCGGCTTCGTGGCCAGGCACAATGAGACAGTCCGTTCGATGTTTCTACGATTCGGCGACAGTCGCCTGTCGGGCGCGGATCTCGACGAGCCCGTCGACTGGCGGCTTGATGATGACGACCTGCCCACGGTTTATCTGATCGTGCGAGCCATGGTGCAGGCCGAGACGGCGGATGCGGTGACTGCGGAGTAA
- a CDS encoding DUF2955 domain-containing protein, with the protein MSTDTATRNRREPRTQRSMRLASGIALCLAISYGLNLPIPFIAPVLAVFLGATLNRPLSIKATLGLTLMMTLTTGSGLLLVPLLRYFPFCGVLLVGLCLFLAFRFDLRGGNKLVTTFAVIGLTMISSAGTADYGLAMLVIGALVKGLLVAVLVHALSHWLFPECSPAQTPAVAARLADNETSRLALRAALVVLPTFLLALTNPAGYLPIILAAVSLARQSCTTTARGAARELLGSTLLGGALAILFWCALSLFVHLWMFFLWMLLFGLLLARKLYTLSPTRFPPGFWLNTLVTLNILLGQSVQDSALGKDVYTAFAVRMGLFIAVSLYACLVLQLLDRPHRIPRQSGAFKSP; encoded by the coding sequence ATGTCTACTGACACCGCTACGCGCAATAGGCGCGAGCCCCGCACCCAGCGTTCGATGCGACTGGCGAGCGGCATCGCGCTGTGCCTCGCTATCAGTTATGGTCTGAATCTGCCGATTCCGTTTATCGCGCCGGTGCTCGCGGTGTTTCTTGGTGCCACGCTCAATCGGCCCCTGTCGATCAAGGCCACGCTGGGCCTGACGCTGATGATGACATTGACCACCGGCAGCGGTCTGCTGCTCGTCCCTTTGCTGCGCTACTTTCCATTCTGCGGCGTACTGCTGGTCGGCTTGTGCCTCTTCCTGGCCTTTCGCTTCGACCTGCGTGGTGGCAACAAACTGGTCACGACCTTCGCTGTCATTGGCCTCACCATGATTTCGTCGGCCGGCACCGCTGATTACGGGCTGGCCATGCTGGTCATCGGCGCCCTGGTCAAGGGACTCCTCGTTGCCGTGCTGGTGCATGCCTTAAGTCATTGGCTGTTTCCCGAATGCTCCCCTGCGCAAACGCCCGCTGTTGCCGCGCGCCTGGCGGACAACGAGACGAGCCGGCTGGCACTACGCGCTGCCCTGGTGGTACTGCCCACCTTCCTGTTGGCATTGACCAATCCCGCCGGCTATCTGCCGATCATCCTGGCGGCCGTCAGTCTCGCCCGACAGAGCTGCACGACTACGGCTCGCGGTGCTGCCCGCGAGCTGCTCGGCTCCACCCTGCTCGGCGGCGCACTGGCAATTCTGTTCTGGTGCGCGCTCAGTCTGTTTGTGCATCTGTGGATGTTCTTTCTATGGATGCTGCTATTCGGCTTACTGCTCGCGCGCAAGCTCTACACCCTCAGCCCGACGCGATTCCCACCAGGCTTCTGGCTGAACACCCTCGTCACCCTGAACATTCTGCTTGGCCAGTCGGTGCAGGACAGCGCCCTCGGCAAGGACGTCTATACCGCGTTCGCGGTGCGCATGGGGCTTTTTATCGCCGTCTCTCTTTATGCCTGCCTGGTGCTGCAACTTCTCGATCGACCACACCGCATACCGCGGCAATCTGGGGCTTTCAAGTCGCCGTAA
- a CDS encoding FUSC family membrane protein, protein MRYSVEIKKFLYSQYFYGGLRIAVGVSLPAVLCLIVFHDRDLGFTIATGALGACVVDMPGPLKYKHNEMLACTVIGFLSALATGLATVNPVALWCTVVPLTFVLSLIVVYGNRWPQISFATLFMMIMTLEEHFTPMQALVNASWILVGGLWYTYWSTFVSRWMMHRIEQQALAESVFACADYLLARAAFYDLDNDLDECYRNLVDKQIAAVDRQEAARDIVLRNLPKLKSGKLEPRRAMLFNLFINTVDLHELFVGAHTDYPLVRNTFGGSDLLVFYRDLIRKAAADLEEIGLAVLQNHPPRQRSNVKAELRAIEFEIELMRKHDLPRKNPEAYSAVSANFRRIWSATRLIDKMRKSLSSDPSTGETELRLDQALNRFVSSRRVPFGQIFSNLTMASPSFRHALRVTIAVAVGFWLGRLLPLTNAYWIVMTTVIILKPGYSLTKQRNGQRIVGTLIGCAVSIALMIFVKDPHILLVVMFASMVMSYSLLLFNYTASVVFTSSYVLLMFHLLAPGSMRIIGERAIDTVVGCAIAIAASHLFPYWEYRLMGKLVNTMIGATRQYLEASWWWSGKPAAAVVATVTEAGARAPTAAMADPAIESGQPVVAAKAAATALDRDYRYRLARKNVHVAFANLGQAFQRMMLEPKSAQKFVPELNGLLVRSHVLASQITAAAPLLRTSAQQHVEGVSLQPLQRALSVVRDNLTEAEAGTAPPADQSEQIKLLNRELDAMVVDTEKSADVSADAVHDMKLLAHQCKQMLAAAALIRKDASVIRLPEE, encoded by the coding sequence ATGCGCTATTCGGTTGAAATAAAAAAATTCCTCTACAGCCAGTACTTTTATGGCGGCTTGCGCATCGCGGTCGGCGTGTCGTTACCGGCGGTACTGTGTCTGATCGTGTTCCACGATCGCGACCTCGGCTTCACGATCGCGACCGGTGCGCTCGGCGCGTGCGTGGTCGACATGCCGGGTCCGCTGAAGTACAAGCACAACGAAATGCTGGCCTGCACGGTGATCGGCTTCCTGTCGGCGCTCGCCACCGGGCTGGCCACGGTGAATCCGGTGGCGCTGTGGTGTACGGTCGTGCCGCTCACGTTCGTGCTGTCGCTGATCGTGGTGTACGGCAACCGCTGGCCGCAGATCAGCTTCGCCACGCTGTTCATGATGATCATGACGCTGGAGGAGCATTTCACGCCGATGCAGGCGCTCGTCAACGCGTCGTGGATTCTGGTGGGCGGCCTCTGGTACACCTACTGGTCGACCTTCGTGAGCCGCTGGATGATGCACCGCATCGAACAGCAGGCGCTGGCCGAGAGCGTGTTTGCGTGCGCCGACTATCTGCTCGCGCGCGCCGCGTTCTACGACCTCGACAACGATCTCGACGAGTGTTATCGCAATCTGGTCGACAAGCAGATCGCCGCGGTGGACCGTCAGGAAGCTGCGCGCGACATCGTGCTGCGCAACCTGCCCAAGTTGAAGAGCGGCAAGCTCGAACCGCGTCGCGCGATGCTGTTCAATCTGTTCATCAATACCGTCGACCTGCACGAACTGTTTGTCGGTGCGCACACCGATTACCCGCTGGTGCGCAATACGTTCGGCGGTTCCGATCTGCTGGTGTTCTACCGCGACCTGATTCGCAAAGCGGCCGCCGATCTCGAGGAGATCGGGCTTGCGGTGCTGCAAAACCATCCGCCGCGCCAGCGCTCGAACGTCAAGGCGGAATTGCGCGCGATCGAGTTCGAGATCGAGTTGATGCGCAAGCATGACTTGCCGCGCAAGAATCCCGAGGCGTATTCCGCGGTGTCGGCAAATTTCCGGCGCATCTGGAGCGCTACGCGGCTGATCGACAAGATGCGCAAGAGCCTGTCGAGCGATCCCAGCACCGGCGAAACCGAATTGCGCCTCGACCAGGCGCTCAACCGCTTCGTATCGAGCCGGCGTGTGCCGTTCGGGCAGATCTTCTCGAACCTGACCATGGCCTCGCCGAGTTTCCGGCACGCATTGCGCGTAACGATCGCCGTCGCCGTCGGGTTCTGGCTGGGCCGTTTGCTGCCGCTCACCAACGCGTACTGGATCGTGATGACCACCGTCATCATTCTGAAGCCCGGTTATTCGCTGACCAAGCAGCGCAATGGACAGCGGATCGTCGGCACGCTGATCGGCTGCGCGGTGAGTATCGCGCTGATGATCTTCGTGAAGGATCCGCACATTCTGCTGGTGGTGATGTTCGCGTCGATGGTGATGAGCTACAGCCTGCTGCTGTTCAATTACACGGCCAGCGTGGTGTTCACTTCCTCGTATGTGCTGCTGATGTTCCATCTGCTTGCGCCGGGCAGCATGCGCATTATCGGCGAACGCGCGATCGACACGGTGGTCGGCTGCGCGATCGCGATTGCGGCGAGCCATCTGTTCCCGTACTGGGAATATCGATTGATGGGCAAGCTCGTCAATACGATGATCGGCGCGACGCGACAATATCTGGAAGCGAGCTGGTGGTGGAGCGGCAAGCCGGCGGCGGCCGTGGTGGCGACCGTGACCGAGGCTGGCGCGCGTGCGCCGACGGCGGCGATGGCAGATCCGGCGATCGAGTCGGGTCAGCCGGTGGTGGCGGCCAAAGCGGCGGCAACCGCGCTCGACCGCGACTATCGCTATCGGCTGGCGCGCAAGAACGTCCACGTGGCGTTTGCCAATCTCGGGCAGGCGTTCCAGCGCATGATGCTCGAGCCGAAGTCCGCGCAGAAGTTCGTGCCGGAACTGAATGGCCTGCTGGTGCGCAGCCATGTGCTGGCGTCGCAGATCACGGCGGCCGCGCCGTTGCTTCGCACGTCCGCGCAGCAACATGTGGAAGGCGTCTCGCTCCAACCGTTGCAGCGCGCGCTAAGCGTGGTCCGCGACAATTTGACCGAGGCTGAAGCCGGAACGGCGCCGCCCGCCGATCAGAGCGAGCAGATCAAACTACTGAACCGCGAACTGGATGCGATGGTGGTGGATACCGAGAAGTCGGCGGATGTGTCGGCCGACGCGGTACACGACATGAAGCTGCTTGCGCATCAGTGCAAGCAGATGCTGGCGGCAGCAGCGCTGATTCGCAAGGATGCGAGCGTGATCCGGCTGCCGGAAGAGTGA
- a CDS encoding TolC family protein, with product MSPFTRPDRLLLIGALCLNGCARVGPDFHTQRESWVEHWSTPALEQASEVRSQPDARQWWQVFADPSLEQLILEADTHNADVQIAGLRVMEARAQLGIAQSGRYPQVQVASADAQYRDRRQSVDQNPRSRFWQYSAGLDIGWELDFWGRFGRAIESADAAWFAANANREDVLVLMHAQLAQSYYALRTAEARLHIARDNARLQKRSYEITERLFRSGESDELDFQQAKTQYLSTLSSIPDFESQIMRARNALAVLVGRPPGPLPELQDTAGKDGVIPLIDRAVLQDVPANLLQRRPDIRAAEQQIAAQSAQVGVAEADLYPSVTLLGSIVWSAGSVTGVPNGLDLIGGPSLRWNVFDHGAIKNNVRVQDARLQQLIVAYQDDVREAAREADDAATDLTNALEREVILRDAALAAKRSLALANTLYREGYSDFQRVLDAQRALSAQQDAYLLNRSSAVSDLIALYKALGGGWYSEQPLIDPATRQQMQKRTDWGALMDGPVPPTADSTVPVKR from the coding sequence ATGTCACCCTTCACTCGTCCGGATCGGTTACTGCTGATCGGCGCACTGTGCCTCAACGGCTGTGCACGCGTCGGGCCGGACTTCCACACGCAGCGCGAGTCCTGGGTCGAACACTGGAGCACCCCGGCTCTCGAGCAGGCCAGCGAGGTACGCTCACAACCTGACGCCCGGCAGTGGTGGCAGGTATTCGCGGATCCGTCGCTCGAACAGCTGATCCTTGAAGCGGATACTCATAACGCGGACGTGCAGATTGCCGGCCTGCGCGTGATGGAGGCCCGTGCCCAACTGGGCATCGCCCAGAGTGGACGTTACCCGCAAGTGCAGGTGGCCAGCGCCGACGCTCAATACCGGGATCGCAGGCAGTCGGTCGACCAGAATCCTCGGAGCCGCTTCTGGCAATACAGCGCGGGGCTCGACATCGGTTGGGAACTGGATTTCTGGGGGCGCTTCGGCCGCGCCATCGAATCGGCCGACGCAGCCTGGTTTGCCGCCAACGCAAATCGTGAAGATGTGCTGGTGTTGATGCACGCGCAACTGGCGCAGAGTTACTACGCGCTGCGAACCGCCGAGGCGCGCCTGCACATCGCTCGCGACAACGCCCGACTGCAAAAGCGCAGCTATGAGATCACCGAACGGCTGTTCAGGAGCGGCGAGAGCGACGAGCTCGATTTTCAGCAGGCCAAAACGCAGTACTTGAGCACGCTGAGCAGCATTCCCGACTTTGAAAGCCAGATAATGCGTGCCCGCAATGCCCTGGCTGTTCTGGTCGGCCGTCCTCCCGGTCCGCTGCCGGAACTGCAGGATACGGCGGGAAAGGACGGCGTCATTCCGCTTATAGACCGCGCGGTGCTGCAAGATGTGCCTGCCAACCTGCTGCAGCGCCGTCCGGACATCCGCGCCGCCGAACAGCAGATTGCGGCTCAATCCGCGCAAGTCGGCGTCGCCGAAGCCGATCTCTATCCATCGGTGACCCTGCTGGGCAGCATCGTCTGGTCCGCTGGCTCGGTGACGGGCGTGCCAAACGGCCTAGACCTGATCGGCGGTCCGAGTCTGCGCTGGAACGTGTTCGACCATGGTGCCATCAAGAACAACGTGCGCGTCCAGGACGCCCGCTTGCAACAGCTGATCGTCGCGTATCAGGACGATGTGCGCGAAGCGGCACGCGAGGCCGACGATGCCGCGACCGACCTGACGAACGCACTGGAGCGCGAGGTTATCCTCCGCGACGCTGCGCTGGCCGCGAAGCGCTCGCTGGCGCTAGCCAACACCCTCTACCGGGAAGGCTACTCGGACTTTCAGCGGGTGCTGGACGCCCAGCGCGCGCTATCCGCCCAGCAGGACGCCTATCTGCTCAACCGCAGCAGCGCCGTGAGCGACCTGATTGCCCTCTACAAGGCACTGGGCGGCGGCTGGTACAGCGAACAACCGCTTATCGACCCGGCCACTCGCCAACAGATGCAAAAGCGCACCGACTGGGGGGCGCTCATGGATGGGCCGGTCCCACCGACTGCCGACTCCACCGTTCCCGTGAAGAGGTAA
- a CDS encoding LysR family transcriptional regulator, with the protein MDYFAAVRAFVCAAELQSFSKTAVEMAVKTSTISRYVSALENDLGIALFNRSTRGLVLTEGGRLFREHAMVALQALDDARQVTSSLNLTPQGVLRVTMPPAFGRRHIVPHLPAFMTRYPDIDLDIVSTDETLNMIEVGIDLAIRIGALSDSSLMAKRIAPHRRIVCGSPAYLQRSGTPNVPEDLSAHDTLRLSLLPDDTWSFTRRANAKRSSEQTQVPVQLQGRLRADDSEAVLELAVAGCGLALLPTWLASTALREGRLLHVLPEWEARTGRAEPAIWAVYPPKKIVSSKVRAFVAYYAGVIGEPPYWDDGLALELQT; encoded by the coding sequence ATGGATTATTTTGCCGCAGTACGGGCCTTCGTTTGCGCAGCGGAACTGCAGAGCTTCAGCAAGACGGCCGTTGAAATGGCAGTCAAGACGTCGACCATTTCACGCTACGTGAGTGCGCTAGAAAACGATCTGGGCATTGCCCTGTTTAACCGGTCGACGCGCGGGCTCGTCCTGACGGAGGGCGGTAGGCTGTTTCGTGAGCACGCCATGGTTGCCCTACAGGCGCTCGATGACGCGCGGCAGGTCACGTCGTCACTGAATCTCACACCGCAAGGCGTGCTGCGCGTCACGATGCCCCCGGCATTCGGGCGCCGGCATATCGTGCCGCACCTGCCGGCGTTCATGACGCGCTATCCCGACATCGACCTCGATATCGTATCGACCGACGAAACGCTCAATATGATCGAAGTCGGCATTGATCTGGCGATCCGTATCGGTGCGCTGTCCGATTCGTCGTTGATGGCGAAACGCATTGCTCCGCATCGTCGTATCGTGTGCGGCAGCCCGGCGTATTTGCAGCGTAGCGGCACGCCGAATGTCCCTGAAGATCTGTCCGCGCACGATACGCTTCGTCTGTCGCTGTTACCGGACGACACCTGGTCGTTCACGCGCAGAGCCAATGCAAAGAGGTCGTCAGAGCAGACGCAAGTGCCGGTGCAATTGCAGGGGCGCTTGCGCGCAGACGACTCCGAAGCTGTGCTGGAACTCGCCGTGGCCGGCTGCGGCCTTGCGCTTCTACCGACGTGGCTCGCGTCCACGGCTCTGCGCGAAGGGCGTCTGCTGCACGTGCTGCCTGAATGGGAAGCGCGCACGGGACGCGCCGAACCCGCGATCTGGGCAGTCTATCCACCGAAGAAAATCGTCTCGTCGAAGGTGCGTGCGTTCGTGGCTTATTACGCCGGGGTGATTGGCGAGCCGCCGTACTGGGACGACGGACTCGCACTGGAGCTTCAGACTTAA
- a CDS encoding transporter suffix domain-containing protein, producing the protein MTSLDIKADVPPASGWRFKLGIGIFVSAFALWLIVPIAASLGAPGTTIAALTGTIFVANKVLLVTCIAVMGKPGFQRLKATVMGQAKRLAPTRTVGPVRHVIGLVMFCLPLVSAMLETYIDTIWPGLRPNIWQVQALGDLMLVASFFVLGGDFWNKIHALFVRTV; encoded by the coding sequence ATGACTTCGTTAGACATCAAAGCCGACGTACCGCCCGCGAGCGGATGGCGTTTCAAACTTGGGATAGGCATCTTCGTGTCCGCTTTCGCGTTGTGGCTGATCGTGCCGATCGCCGCTTCTCTGGGCGCGCCCGGAACAACCATTGCCGCACTGACGGGCACTATTTTCGTCGCGAACAAGGTTCTGCTTGTGACCTGTATCGCGGTGATGGGTAAGCCCGGTTTTCAACGGCTCAAGGCGACCGTGATGGGCCAGGCAAAACGTCTGGCGCCTACCAGGACTGTCGGGCCTGTCCGCCACGTGATCGGGCTGGTGATGTTCTGCCTGCCACTCGTTTCGGCAATGCTTGAAACCTATATCGACACGATCTGGCCAGGTCTAAGACCGAACATCTGGCAGGTTCAGGCGCTCGGCGATCTTATGCTGGTAGCCAGCTTCTTCGTGCTCGGCGGTGACTTCTGGAACAAGATTCACGCACTTTTCGTTCGCACGGTTTAA
- a CDS encoding alpha/beta fold hydrolase: MPTPSKLLFLPGASGNTEFWRPLANQLTISGSKVILGYPGFGQEPSVPDVNNFDDLVRTVVSHIDQPTALIAQSMGGVIAVLAALEKPERVTHLVLTVTSGGIDMNGLGARDWRHGFVGANSSLPDWFVSFKSDLTPELRGISQPVLLLWGDADPFSPVAVGQRLFELLPDARLHVVSGGNHDLANVHAQQLAPMVDAHLLRT, encoded by the coding sequence GTGCCAACACCATCGAAACTGCTCTTCCTGCCAGGCGCTTCGGGCAATACCGAGTTCTGGCGGCCGTTGGCGAATCAGCTAACTATTAGCGGCTCCAAGGTCATCCTGGGCTATCCGGGATTTGGCCAGGAGCCTTCCGTTCCAGACGTCAATAATTTTGACGACCTCGTCCGAACGGTGGTGTCCCACATTGACCAGCCGACCGCTTTAATCGCTCAATCGATGGGCGGGGTCATCGCTGTTCTGGCAGCATTGGAAAAGCCGGAGAGGGTCACTCATCTGGTTCTGACAGTCACGTCCGGCGGGATCGACATGAATGGATTAGGTGCACGGGATTGGCGCCACGGATTCGTTGGGGCCAACTCATCGCTGCCGGATTGGTTTGTGTCTTTCAAGTCGGATTTAACGCCTGAACTGCGAGGCATTTCTCAACCGGTTCTTTTACTCTGGGGAGATGCGGATCCGTTCAGTCCGGTCGCAGTCGGCCAGCGACTTTTTGAATTGTTGCCGGATGCGCGGTTGCATGTGGTCTCTGGTGGCAATCATGATCTGGCGAATGTTCATGCACAACAACTTGCGCCGATGGTTGACGCGCACTTGTTGCGGACATGA